GCGCCGCTGAGAGTGCCGGCGGGAAAGCACGACGCGAGCGCGTCGAAGGCGTCCAGCTCTGGCCGCAGCCTGCCTTCGATGGCCGAGACCAGGTGCATTACGTGCGAGTAGCGTTCAACGTACATCAGGTCGCGCACCTTGACCGAGCCGTATTCGCTTACGCGGCCGATGTCGTTGCGGCCCAGGTCCACCAGCATCACGTGCTCGGCGCGCTCTTTCGCGTCGCAGCGCAAGTGCTGCTCGAGCTGCTGATCGTCGGCTTCATTGCGGCCGCGCGGCATCGTGCCGGCGATGGGCCGGTATTCGAGGTGGCGGCCGTTGACCTTCACCAGCATCTCGGGCGAGGAGCCCAGCACGTGCATGCCGCCCATGCGCAGCAGATACATGTAGGGCGAAGGGTTCACCCGGCGCAGCGCGCGGTAAATGGCCAGCGGCTCGGCCTTGGGCTCCAGGTCGAAGCGCTGCGAGAGCACGACCTGGAAGGCGTCCCCGGCGGCGATGTACTCCTTCGCGCGCTTCACGGCGGCGATGAAGTCGTCGCGCCGCGTGCGCGAGTTCAGCTTCACCGGGCCGCGCACCGGCTTGGGCGGACGCAGGTCGCGCGCCGGCGGCCCGGCCAGCAGCTTGCGCTCGATGGCCGCGATGTCGCGCAGCGCGCGCGCATGGGCCCGCCGCGGCGGTTCGCGCTTCACGTTGGCTGCGGCCATGATGTGCAACTCGTGGCGCAGATGGTCGAACGCCAGCAGCCGGTCGAAAAACATGAAGACGCCGTCGGGGACGCCGAGGTCGTCTTTGGCTCTTTCCGGGATGCGCTCCAGCTGGCGCACGGCGTCGTAGGAGAGGAAGCCGACAGCGCCGGCCGTGAACGGCGGCAGGCCTTCGACCTGGGCCGGCTTGTGCTGTCGCAGCAAATCGCGCAGAACACGGAAGACGTGGGCATCGCTGGGGCGCTGGAGCGGACCCGCGCGCGCCGCGTCCGCGGAAATCACTTCCGCCTGGCGCCGGTTGCCGGGATACTCGATCCGCACCTCCTCCCCGCGCGCCGTCACGATCATGTAAGGCCGCGCGCCCAGGAAGGTGTATCGCCCGATCTTTTCGCCGCCCTCCACCGACTCCAGCAGAAAAGCATGCGGCTCGCCCGCCGCAAGGGCAAGAAAGGCCGAGACCGGCGTCAGCAGATCGGCGCTGATGCTCTTGCTCACCGGCACCAGCGTGGCGTCACCGGCGAGCGCGAGAAACT
This genomic interval from Terriglobales bacterium contains the following:
- the trpE gene encoding anthranilate synthase component I; translation: MLRPDAKEFLALAGDATLVPVSKSISADLLTPVSAFLALAAGEPHAFLLESVEGGEKIGRYTFLGARPYMIVTARGEEVRIEYPGNRRQAEVISADAARAGPLQRPSDAHVFRVLRDLLRQHKPAQVEGLPPFTAGAVGFLSYDAVRQLERIPERAKDDLGVPDGVFMFFDRLLAFDHLRHELHIMAAANVKREPPRRAHARALRDIAAIERKLLAGPPARDLRPPKPVRGPVKLNSRTRRDDFIAAVKRAKEYIAAGDAFQVVLSQRFDLEPKAEPLAIYRALRRVNPSPYMYLLRMGGMHVLGSSPEMLVKVNGRHLEYRPIAGTMPRGRNEADDQQLEQHLRCDAKERAEHVMLVDLGRNDIGRVSEYGSVKVRDLMYVERYSHVMHLVSAIEGRLRPELDAFDALASCFPAGTLSGAPKVRAMEIIEELEPVRRGVYGGSVLYADFAGNLDSCIAIRTMLTLPKGVSADKAMRKKPGSGATHAYLQAGAGIVADSDPASEHQECANKAQALVRAVAIARGG